The following are from one region of the Acidobacteriota bacterium genome:
- a CDS encoding NAD(P)-binding domain-containing protein, producing MESLITIAIAVAVSLFFLRGYLKSLKQRDELAKQAAEKGKVFSEGPRSQHPHIDTNNCIGCATCTTVCPEGDVLAMLAGKAVIVNGYKCIGHSLCAEACPVGAITMVMATPSMGADMPYMTPEFETSIENLFLIGELGGLALIKNAVNQGRECVDHLVRRRASRGGTAQTGVYDVLIVGAGPAGISASLRAIENKLNYITLEQDEIGGTVAKYPRQKLVMTSPVEFPMYGKFKKTELSKENLLAFWDMVLNRADFNCVTGAKVEQINKGEDAIFTVKTATNEYRTRAVILALGKTGTPRKLGVQGEEQGKVMYRLIEADHYVNKKILIVGGGDSAVEAAMGLANQSGNKVTLCYRSAQFSRIKERNSKRIADCMRSGKVEVLFNTNPVEFKVDSVLLDVQGEKRELPNDFVWIFAGGVPPYDFLKKIGIRFGMRDQTQEASKEAKLALQEQGVPS from the coding sequence ATGGAGTCTCTGATCACCATCGCGATCGCGGTCGCAGTGTCTCTATTCTTCCTCCGTGGCTATCTGAAAAGCTTGAAGCAGCGGGACGAACTCGCCAAACAAGCGGCTGAGAAAGGGAAAGTTTTCTCCGAAGGCCCGCGCTCGCAGCATCCGCATATTGATACCAACAACTGTATTGGCTGCGCGACGTGCACGACCGTATGCCCGGAAGGCGACGTACTCGCCATGCTGGCGGGCAAGGCCGTGATCGTCAATGGATATAAGTGCATTGGCCACAGCTTGTGCGCGGAGGCGTGTCCAGTCGGTGCGATCACGATGGTCATGGCCACTCCGAGCATGGGGGCCGACATGCCCTACATGACCCCGGAATTCGAGACCAGCATTGAGAATCTGTTTCTCATCGGCGAACTCGGCGGCCTGGCACTGATCAAGAATGCGGTCAATCAGGGCCGCGAATGCGTTGACCACCTCGTGCGCCGACGTGCCTCTCGCGGTGGAACGGCGCAGACGGGTGTTTATGATGTGCTGATCGTGGGTGCAGGACCGGCCGGAATCAGCGCATCGCTACGCGCCATCGAAAACAAGCTGAACTACATCACCCTCGAACAGGATGAAATTGGCGGCACCGTTGCGAAGTATCCTCGACAAAAGCTGGTGATGACCAGTCCCGTGGAATTTCCGATGTACGGTAAGTTCAAGAAGACCGAACTGTCCAAGGAAAACCTGCTTGCGTTCTGGGATATGGTTCTCAACCGCGCGGACTTCAACTGCGTGACGGGCGCAAAGGTCGAACAGATCAACAAGGGTGAAGACGCGATATTCACGGTCAAAACGGCCACCAATGAATACCGCACCCGAGCCGTCATTCTTGCCCTGGGTAAGACCGGCACTCCGCGCAAACTAGGAGTTCAGGGCGAGGAACAGGGCAAGGTCATGTATCGGCTGATTGAGGCGGATCACTATGTGAACAAGAAAATTCTCATCGTCGGCGGCGGAGACAGCGCTGTGGAAGCCGCGATGGGACTCGCGAACCAATCCGGCAACAAGGTCACGCTCTGTTACCGGAGCGCGCAGTTCAGCCGCATCAAGGAGCGCAATTCAAAACGAATCGCCGACTGCATGCGGTCCGGAAAGGTCGAAGTCCTTTTCAATACGAACCCAGTCGAGTTCAAAGTTGATTCCGTGTTGCTCGACGTGCAAGGCGAAAAACGTGAATTGCCGAACGACTTCGTTTGGATCTTTGCCGGTGGAGTGCCGCCTTATGACTTCCTGAAGAAGATCGGTATTCGTTTCGGCATGCGTGATCAGACACAGGAAGCCAGCAAAGAAGCCAAGCTGGCTCTGCAGGAGCAAGGCGTTCCTTCCTAA
- a CDS encoding TonB-dependent receptor yields the protein MNRSTGYRLKVPSVVLWIALATCCKPLWAQAAAPTGAVRGVVADNTGATIAGASVVLAFQSSSGSQKCISNSAGIFLFPSQPVGLYALEVTARGFRKEIVKAVVVQVGQTVTVTTRLQPGSESESVTVTGESPLLQTENSNLSSVIDRSALNNLPLSGRRFLDLALLVPNATPDGEQGLVSLAGEQGGQDTGYANANGSNAFSVDGASAGSNYFGAARGGERVPYIFGENAIEEFQVAVSPYRSDYGGAATGFVNVVTRSASDTLHGNAFYYNRNSGAGANDAVNKANGIPRPANILQQFGGSLGGPVMPGRAWFFTDYEQQRQKNPMSVINPAFADVSQEDFGVEDGIQLPPANGQFPSPGDTNNPDPEDPRYLQGVANALQAIHSNLGIHPRFRNDWALLTKIDYRDSKDDRIYLSLNWNRFDSPGGAIVGNQTPLFGISTLANAFVRDYHAALGWSHAYGSNLLNEFHASFSRDDQYFTPTGLVNPVLPAILLTSGGDADQGGALQLGNAGFAGGRTNEALWQTSDRVSYLQGRHTFRFGVEFSYGHVADLAFGGFDPDAARQNGTFRGTYTFSSLPDFAIGRYDNFVQSAGNPKFSFAVPYLGFYIADTYQIRRGLTLDLGLREDFQIYPQPRGNPDFPLTGQFPNQYQRLAPRIGLAWQPMEKTVVRGGFGMFYENLNGLNYRNSVVSNGLLSQQASVNLAYNGDLTPQDQVAVFPNQVTDPSLFSAADISLIDPHFRFPSILQSSLQIEREIFPDTVLTVGTTWTHGVHLIASSAYDLNLIPPTGATTFVLCPPEAADTEDCNGKQVVLPNLDSGLLQEGRISSSFNQINALVSPGINHYNSFFAQAQRRMRRGLSFHASYTYAKNIMARGVDFNNQFDLRNTHAPYLLDQRHRLSIAAVYEPGFGQNLHSPRLRGLVSNWTISTLMQFASGRPYAALLDTACPSDEIGPECDLADGATRNIVNDSAALQSTANSALGINGAGPSPRAGLNSFYGPWTQQIDLSLGKQFHINERQSVAVQVQAFNLFNHANYYVQNGNGVNQIQYSPFGDTCGDGLSSNQICYLVQNSGVNGFGSLQRINALNGPRVLQFAFKYRF from the coding sequence ATGAACCGGTCGACGGGATATCGATTGAAAGTTCCCAGTGTGGTGTTGTGGATTGCGCTCGCGACCTGTTGCAAACCCCTATGGGCCCAGGCCGCAGCGCCGACGGGTGCGGTCCGTGGCGTGGTTGCAGACAACACGGGAGCGACGATCGCAGGTGCTTCTGTCGTTCTCGCTTTCCAATCCTCCAGTGGAAGCCAGAAATGTATATCGAACTCGGCAGGTATTTTTTTGTTTCCGTCTCAGCCGGTTGGACTGTACGCGCTTGAGGTAACTGCTCGCGGCTTCCGGAAGGAAATTGTTAAGGCGGTAGTGGTGCAGGTAGGACAGACAGTCACGGTGACCACTCGCCTGCAACCGGGTTCAGAGAGCGAATCGGTGACGGTGACGGGCGAGTCTCCGCTGTTGCAGACCGAAAACTCGAACCTGAGTTCGGTAATCGATCGCAGCGCCCTCAATAATTTGCCGCTCAGCGGACGCCGCTTCCTTGATCTCGCGCTATTGGTACCGAACGCCACACCGGACGGCGAACAGGGATTGGTCAGCCTTGCAGGGGAGCAAGGCGGGCAGGACACTGGCTACGCGAACGCCAACGGCTCCAATGCATTTTCGGTCGACGGCGCTAGCGCCGGCAGCAACTATTTTGGAGCGGCACGCGGCGGCGAGCGCGTCCCTTACATCTTTGGAGAAAACGCGATCGAGGAATTCCAGGTTGCCGTTTCGCCCTATCGCTCGGACTACGGCGGCGCTGCAACGGGATTCGTCAACGTAGTCACCCGCTCGGCCTCAGACACTCTGCATGGCAACGCCTTTTACTACAACCGGAATTCTGGGGCCGGCGCGAACGATGCCGTCAACAAAGCCAATGGCATCCCGAGGCCCGCAAATATTCTTCAACAGTTCGGGGGCAGCCTGGGTGGGCCGGTGATGCCGGGCCGCGCCTGGTTTTTCACGGACTACGAACAACAGCGGCAGAAGAATCCAATGTCGGTGATTAACCCCGCTTTCGCGGATGTTTCGCAGGAAGACTTCGGCGTTGAGGACGGAATCCAGCTGCCGCCTGCGAACGGCCAGTTTCCTTCCCCTGGCGATACGAACAATCCCGACCCGGAGGACCCGCGATATTTGCAGGGAGTCGCGAACGCACTCCAGGCAATTCACTCCAATCTTGGCATTCATCCTCGCTTTCGCAATGACTGGGCACTCCTCACGAAGATCGACTACCGGGACTCGAAGGACGATCGCATTTATCTCAGCCTGAATTGGAATCGCTTTGACTCGCCGGGCGGCGCTATCGTGGGCAATCAAACACCGCTATTCGGGATCAGCACGCTGGCCAATGCATTTGTTCGCGACTACCACGCTGCTCTCGGCTGGAGCCATGCCTACGGGAGTAATCTCCTGAATGAGTTTCATGCCAGTTTTTCGCGTGACGATCAGTACTTCACGCCCACTGGCCTGGTGAATCCGGTCCTTCCCGCGATTCTTCTCACTTCAGGCGGCGATGCCGATCAGGGCGGAGCGTTGCAACTTGGCAATGCCGGATTCGCCGGAGGTCGCACGAATGAGGCCTTGTGGCAAACTTCCGACCGCGTCAGCTACTTGCAAGGCAGGCACACCTTTCGATTCGGAGTGGAGTTCAGCTACGGGCACGTGGCGGACCTTGCGTTTGGCGGATTCGATCCAGACGCCGCCCGTCAAAATGGAACATTCCGTGGAACCTATACATTCTCGAGTCTGCCGGATTTTGCGATTGGACGTTACGACAATTTCGTGCAGAGCGCCGGCAATCCGAAATTCTCTTTCGCGGTGCCGTACCTCGGTTTCTATATTGCTGACACCTACCAGATTCGCCGTGGCCTGACGCTTGATCTAGGCCTGCGGGAGGACTTTCAGATCTATCCGCAACCGCGGGGCAACCCCGATTTCCCACTGACGGGACAATTTCCGAACCAGTACCAGCGACTCGCTCCGCGCATCGGATTGGCATGGCAACCGATGGAAAAGACCGTGGTCCGCGGCGGCTTTGGCATGTTCTACGAAAACCTGAACGGCCTAAACTACCGCAATTCCGTGGTGTCGAATGGATTGCTCTCCCAACAGGCTTCGGTGAATCTTGCTTACAATGGGGACCTCACGCCCCAGGATCAAGTCGCAGTTTTCCCGAACCAGGTGACCGATCCATCGCTATTCTCAGCGGCAGATATTTCCCTGATCGATCCGCATTTTCGATTCCCCTCGATCCTGCAGTCCAGCCTTCAAATCGAACGCGAGATATTTCCTGACACAGTGCTTACCGTGGGAACAACGTGGACACATGGCGTGCATTTGATTGCGTCCAGTGCCTACGATCTGAATCTGATTCCACCGACCGGCGCGACCACATTTGTGCTCTGCCCCCCGGAGGCCGCGGACACTGAAGACTGCAACGGGAAACAAGTCGTTCTTCCAAATCTCGATTCCGGCTTGCTGCAAGAGGGGCGAATCAGCTCAAGCTTCAATCAGATCAATGCGCTGGTCAGTCCCGGGATCAATCATTACAACTCATTTTTCGCGCAGGCGCAGAGGCGGATGCGGCGAGGGCTCTCGTTCCACGCCTCGTATACGTATGCAAAAAACATCATGGCCCGCGGCGTGGATTTCAACAACCAGTTTGACTTGCGCAATACCCACGCCCCCTATCTACTCGACCAGCGCCATCGGCTCTCAATCGCTGCGGTCTATGAACCGGGGTTTGGGCAGAATCTGCATTCTCCGAGGCTTCGTGGTCTCGTATCTAACTGGACGATCAGTACATTGATGCAGTTCGCTTCGGGGCGCCCTTACGCAGCCCTACTCGATACGGCCTGCCCTTCGGATGAAATCGGTCCTGAATGCGATCTCGCGGATGGAGCAACTCGCAATATCGTGAACGACTCAGCTGCCTTACAAAGTACCGCGAATTCAGCGCTCGGGATAAACGGCGCGGGGCCAAGTCCGCGGGCAGGATTGAACTCGTTCTACGGACCCTGGACGCAGCAAATCGACCTTAGCCTCGGCAAGCAATTCCACATCAATGAGCGGCAGAGCGTTGCTGTTCAAGTGCAGGCGTTCAATCTTTTCAACCATGCCAACTACTATGTGCAGAATGGAAACGGAGTCAATCAGATTCAGTACAGTCCGTTCGGGGATACGTGCGGAGACGGTTTGAGTTCAAATCAGATTTGCTATCTGGTGCAAAACAGCGGCGTAAACGGATTTGGGAGTCTGCAGAGAATCAACGCCCTGAATGGGCCACGCGTTCTGCAGTTTGCATTCAAATACCGCTTCTAG
- a CDS encoding AMIN domain-containing protein — translation MKRLIYLGLLLILGAMLSAQTNELGPAAVRKVEIVPVNGEIRVEVTLSAVVTPSVAVAQHPDRLVLKLPGTLSETQQKRIAVGQLGVRVVRFGLNQTTPPETHLVVDLDSEHSYKILTDGKKIILVVEAPPSMSARKRTGPAAAASRPLISTLGRGSKSGGEYGNQSNEDGVLLTPPPSGPPIQFPRGTPDSSANSTTASTGPPTAQHPKTGSLQQGTVFPTAGSPGTGEVPPVSGLPRPSGLDTSAAGTQASVSEQPAPASDQALREALAAARKTQPETTASVLQGTITPPAPPPVLPAPVQEAAVAPPPPVQAVEQTPAKNSDSKIAKAQEPSARTTSEPVTKEQPQATAQHAAKDSQPATDTTSADSSEEAQGSGQGQLQMPARAGENSDLRTAFRVKYVAQDAAYLDGGRAAGLTEGMKLVVRDLPHSGAVASEGSDPEAAGDVAELVVLSVAETSSVTEIHTPKRSVKIGDLAYLSSADQQSLVEKNALSATRKYPAVISFTENDTLDDEARAEVPKPPLPSVNRARGRIGFDYIGVLNHDGSGMQSSNLGVVLRADITRLNGTYWNVSGYWRGRLNHTTAGTQTLQDLLNRTYHLYTTYDNPNSAWVAGFGRMYLPWATSLDTIDGGYFGRRLKQGVTAGVFLGSTPDPTSYSYAPNREIGGSFVNFEGGSYEDLHYTSTTGAGMKLLSWSPNRPFLFAENSIFYKRIFSIYQSSQLDSQPGYDYKNADGTTGHQPGTGFGLGRSFLTMRAQVHPKVELSFNHTYFRDLPSFDPSLIQTGLLDKYLMQGFSAGTRVEIYKQVWLSADLGLSNRTGDKKNSLNEMFGITFGRIPWVNMHADARYSRFNSSFGSGSYEALSLSKNLGETLQLQILAGQQNFASTLSAANRSRFVNIMMESALGEHYFVQGGGTINRGNQMNYDQWIFTFGYRFDNRHGHR, via the coding sequence ATGAAGCGGTTGATTTATCTGGGATTGCTCCTGATCCTGGGGGCCATGTTGTCGGCACAGACCAACGAACTTGGTCCGGCCGCAGTGCGCAAGGTTGAGATCGTTCCCGTCAATGGCGAGATTCGCGTTGAAGTGACTCTGAGCGCTGTAGTTACCCCGTCCGTAGCAGTTGCGCAACATCCTGATCGGTTGGTCCTCAAACTCCCCGGCACACTTTCCGAAACGCAGCAAAAGAGAATCGCGGTCGGACAACTGGGTGTGCGGGTTGTCCGTTTTGGATTGAACCAGACCACTCCGCCCGAGACTCATCTGGTTGTCGATCTGGACTCAGAACACTCGTACAAAATTCTGACGGATGGTAAGAAAATCATCCTGGTGGTAGAAGCTCCACCGAGTATGTCCGCGCGCAAGCGGACCGGGCCGGCTGCTGCCGCGTCGCGTCCACTCATTAGTACACTCGGACGAGGATCGAAGTCCGGCGGGGAGTACGGCAACCAGAGCAACGAGGATGGCGTTCTACTCACGCCTCCGCCATCTGGTCCGCCGATTCAATTTCCGCGCGGGACACCCGATTCTTCCGCCAATTCGACCACCGCCTCCACCGGACCGCCAACGGCCCAACATCCGAAGACTGGCAGCCTGCAACAAGGAACGGTGTTTCCGACCGCCGGATCCCCGGGCACAGGAGAAGTACCACCGGTTTCCGGACTGCCCCGGCCCAGCGGCTTGGACACGAGCGCCGCCGGGACGCAAGCTTCCGTAAGCGAGCAACCTGCGCCGGCTAGCGATCAGGCTCTTCGAGAAGCATTGGCGGCTGCTCGCAAAACGCAACCAGAAACAACCGCATCGGTTCTGCAAGGAACAATCACGCCCCCTGCGCCGCCCCCAGTTCTACCAGCACCGGTTCAAGAGGCCGCAGTCGCGCCGCCGCCACCGGTGCAGGCAGTGGAGCAGACGCCTGCCAAGAATTCCGATTCGAAGATTGCGAAAGCACAGGAGCCCAGCGCCCGAACAACTTCTGAACCGGTTACCAAGGAACAGCCGCAAGCAACCGCGCAACACGCTGCCAAGGATTCGCAGCCTGCAACCGACACTACTTCCGCAGACAGCAGCGAAGAGGCCCAGGGCTCGGGCCAGGGGCAGCTCCAGATGCCTGCTCGCGCGGGAGAGAATTCTGATCTGCGGACTGCATTTCGAGTGAAGTACGTCGCGCAGGACGCCGCTTACCTGGATGGCGGACGAGCGGCTGGCCTTACGGAAGGGATGAAGTTGGTGGTGCGCGACCTGCCTCACTCGGGCGCTGTGGCAAGTGAAGGATCCGATCCAGAAGCCGCCGGTGATGTAGCCGAACTTGTGGTTTTGTCCGTCGCTGAAACTTCTTCCGTCACCGAAATTCACACGCCGAAGCGCTCTGTGAAAATTGGCGATCTCGCCTACCTGTCGTCTGCCGATCAGCAATCGCTGGTCGAAAAAAATGCCCTGAGCGCCACCCGAAAATATCCCGCTGTCATCAGTTTTACTGAGAACGATACGCTGGACGACGAAGCGCGCGCTGAAGTTCCGAAGCCGCCGTTGCCGTCTGTGAATCGTGCTCGTGGCCGTATTGGCTTCGACTACATTGGCGTCTTGAACCACGACGGCTCCGGGATGCAGAGTTCCAACCTGGGCGTAGTCCTGCGCGCCGATATCACGCGCCTTAACGGAACCTATTGGAACGTGAGTGGATATTGGCGTGGGCGCTTGAATCACACCACTGCGGGTACGCAGACGCTGCAGGATCTGCTGAACCGAACCTATCACCTGTATACAACGTACGACAATCCAAACTCCGCGTGGGTGGCGGGCTTTGGCCGTATGTATCTTCCGTGGGCAACCAGCCTGGATACGATTGACGGCGGATATTTCGGGCGCCGGCTCAAGCAAGGAGTTACGGCCGGTGTTTTTCTTGGCTCGACTCCCGATCCGACTTCGTATAGTTACGCGCCGAACCGCGAAATCGGCGGTTCGTTCGTCAACTTCGAAGGCGGAAGTTACGAAGACCTGCACTACACGTCGACCACCGGCGCTGGCATGAAGTTGCTGAGTTGGAGTCCGAACCGTCCGTTCCTGTTTGCGGAAAACAGCATCTTCTACAAACGCATCTTTTCGATTTATCAATCGTCACAGTTGGATTCGCAGCCAGGGTACGACTACAAAAATGCCGACGGAACAACAGGACATCAACCCGGTACAGGCTTTGGCCTCGGGAGGAGTTTCCTGACGATGCGCGCGCAGGTTCATCCCAAAGTCGAGTTGAGCTTCAATCACACGTATTTTCGCGACTTGCCGAGTTTCGATCCCAGCCTGATTCAGACCGGATTGCTCGACAAATATCTGATGCAAGGGTTCAGCGCGGGCACCCGTGTCGAAATCTACAAGCAGGTCTGGCTCAGCGCTGACTTGGGGCTTAGCAACCGGACCGGCGACAAGAAAAATTCGTTGAACGAAATGTTCGGCATCACCTTTGGCCGGATTCCATGGGTCAACATGCACGCGGACGCGCGCTACTCGCGATTCAACAGCAGTTTTGGCAGCGGCTCGTATGAAGCGCTGTCGCTCTCCAAGAATCTCGGCGAAACCCTGCAACTCCAGATTCTTGCCGGACAGCAAAACTTTGCGTCCACGCTCAGCGCGGCGAACCGCTCTCGTTTCGTCAACATCATGATGGAGAGCGCGCTCGGCGAACACTATTTTGTGCAGGGCGGCGGCACCATCAACCGCGGGAACCAGATGAACTACGATCAGTGGATCTTCACGTTTGGCTACCGCTTTGATAACCGTCACGGACACCGGTGA
- a CDS encoding amidohydrolase family protein gives MRKAPPRAEGEGPFPHLILRAATLIDGTGAPAVGPVDIVIEKNRITEIVNVGFPGVPLADKIPGSTKLRPKAGPGDKELDLTGMYVLPGFINAHVHIGPEHSTGAEYIYKLWLGHGITTIREVWGDNGVPWMLDQRDKSARNEITAPRIKAYIAFGMNLKSETGDIDTIATPDAARRWVDGLSDAGADGIKFIGAPPDIFQAAIDEAKKRHLGTAAHLSQTFVAQANTLDAARWGLNSMEHWYGLPEALFDNKTVQDFPLNYNYSNEQDRFGNAGRLWLQAAAPGSAKWDALRDELVKLDFTIDPTLTIYEAGRDLMRARRAEWHEDYTLPVLWKHFNPSRTDHGSYWYYWTTEDEVAWKHNYQRWMEFLNDYKNHGGRVTTGEDAGFIYSLYGFGYIRELELLREAGFHPLEVFRAATLNGAHLLGVADQLGSVEVGKLADLVVVPVNPLENIAALYGTGAIRLDEHNEVTRVGSVRYTIKDGIIYDAPKLLADVRRMVREAKQKEKFTLTQPGMSK, from the coding sequence ATGCGCAAAGCCCCGCCGCGAGCCGAAGGGGAGGGGCCGTTCCCGCATCTCATTCTTCGCGCAGCGACACTTATCGACGGAACTGGCGCTCCCGCCGTTGGCCCCGTTGATATCGTCATTGAAAAGAATCGCATCACAGAGATCGTCAACGTAGGCTTTCCCGGTGTGCCGCTCGCGGACAAAATTCCTGGCTCTACAAAATTGCGTCCCAAGGCCGGACCCGGCGACAAGGAACTCGATCTTACCGGCATGTACGTGTTGCCCGGCTTCATCAACGCGCACGTGCACATCGGGCCTGAGCACAGCACCGGCGCGGAATACATCTACAAACTCTGGCTGGGCCACGGGATCACAACTATCCGTGAGGTGTGGGGAGACAACGGTGTGCCCTGGATGCTTGACCAGCGCGACAAGAGCGCGCGCAATGAAATCACCGCGCCCCGCATCAAGGCCTACATCGCGTTCGGAATGAACCTGAAAAGCGAGACGGGCGACATCGACACAATTGCTACCCCGGACGCCGCTCGCCGCTGGGTCGACGGTCTTTCTGATGCCGGGGCCGATGGCATCAAGTTTATCGGCGCGCCTCCGGATATTTTTCAGGCTGCTATTGATGAAGCGAAGAAACGCCACCTCGGTACCGCAGCTCATCTCTCCCAAACCTTCGTTGCCCAGGCCAATACACTCGACGCGGCCCGCTGGGGACTGAATTCGATGGAACACTGGTACGGCCTGCCGGAAGCCTTGTTCGATAACAAGACCGTCCAGGATTTTCCGCTCAACTACAACTACTCCAACGAACAAGACCGCTTCGGCAATGCCGGACGCCTTTGGCTCCAAGCCGCAGCTCCCGGGAGCGCGAAATGGGATGCCCTCCGCGATGAACTGGTGAAACTCGATTTCACGATTGACCCGACTCTCACGATCTACGAAGCGGGACGCGACCTGATGCGCGCGCGCCGCGCGGAATGGCACGAAGACTACACGCTGCCTGTTCTCTGGAAACATTTCAACCCCAGCCGTACCGACCACGGTTCGTATTGGTATTACTGGACCACGGAAGACGAAGTTGCGTGGAAGCACAACTACCAGCGCTGGATGGAATTTCTCAACGATTACAAGAATCACGGCGGCCGTGTGACCACCGGGGAAGATGCCGGCTTTATTTACAGCCTGTACGGTTTCGGATACATCCGCGAACTGGAACTCCTGCGCGAAGCCGGATTCCATCCCCTCGAAGTTTTTCGCGCCGCCACTCTCAATGGAGCGCACCTGCTCGGAGTCGCCGATCAACTCGGCAGCGTTGAAGTGGGGAAACTGGCCGACTTGGTCGTGGTGCCAGTGAATCCGCTGGAGAACATCGCGGCACTCTACGGAACCGGCGCCATCAGACTGGACGAGCACAACGAAGTGACCCGAGTAGGGAGCGTCCGTTACACCATCAAGGACGGCATTATCTACGACGCTCCGAAGTTGCTGGCCGACGTTCGGCGTATGGTCCGCGAAGCCAAGCAGAAAGAGAAGTTCACGCTCACGCAGCCGGGGATGTCGAAATAG
- a CDS encoding cupin domain-containing protein — MSPSPRPTFDKPTHIPYEAATRHVWGDDVAGKVMDWIYVSSGKIHQLLFSMPSGGRFRHSDQHRTIFAADELYYVISGTFVMSNPETGEVHRVNAGEAAFFRRDTWHHGFNYGTEPLRVLEFFAPPPSQGTSSAYAKTKPNLAECRYTQDQWIENWPMARADAERNFRFKMVRDSDLLWRMEGSDNGGRQMVGILVSTDQLTVGKLYLLPGRETEIEVHGGDESLYLLEGNLGVCVESPDSSPWFELKPGDGFFLPQGTRHQYRNISDRPAVVLFGVAPNYLPR, encoded by the coding sequence ATGAGCCCGTCGCCACGGCCCACATTCGATAAACCCACCCACATTCCTTACGAAGCCGCGACCCGTCATGTTTGGGGCGACGACGTTGCCGGCAAGGTGATGGACTGGATCTACGTTTCGAGCGGCAAGATCCACCAGTTACTGTTCTCAATGCCGAGTGGCGGACGCTTTCGCCATTCCGACCAGCATCGCACCATCTTTGCCGCGGACGAACTCTACTACGTCATCTCGGGAACCTTCGTGATGTCGAATCCCGAGACCGGGGAAGTCCACCGCGTGAATGCCGGCGAGGCAGCATTTTTCCGGCGCGATACCTGGCATCACGGTTTCAACTACGGCACCGAGCCGCTGCGGGTTCTGGAGTTTTTCGCTCCTCCGCCTTCGCAAGGTACATCAAGTGCCTATGCGAAAACCAAGCCAAATCTGGCGGAATGCCGTTACACACAGGACCAGTGGATCGAAAACTGGCCGATGGCTCGCGCGGATGCGGAACGAAACTTCCGCTTCAAGATGGTGCGCGACTCCGATTTATTGTGGCGCATGGAAGGCTCAGACAACGGCGGGCGCCAGATGGTCGGAATCCTCGTCAGCACAGACCAACTCACCGTCGGGAAGCTTTACCTGTTGCCCGGGCGGGAAACTGAAATCGAAGTCCACGGCGGCGATGAGAGCCTGTATCTGCTGGAAGGGAATCTGGGCGTGTGTGTCGAATCCCCGGACTCCTCTCCGTGGTTTGAATTGAAGCCCGGCGACGGATTCTTCCTGCCGCAAGGAACGCGTCATCAATACCGCAATATTTCCGACCGGCCAGCAGTAGTACTCTTCGGCGTCGCTCCAAATTACTTGCCGCGCTGA